The Megalobrama amblycephala isolate DHTTF-2021 linkage group LG8, ASM1881202v1, whole genome shotgun sequence region ATAAAGACTATTCAGCAcgctgggcaaacatttaacccagcagttgggttaaatgtttgcccaactattgtttaaaaaatgactctatgtctggcttaaaatgaacccaaaatatgttggaaattaaaaattcagtcacataattactagaggaaacaataataatcaaaatgtgaacatttataaataagcaatttaataaatgtttattgtttaattattattcattaaatgtattaataaatgttcatttccaacatactttgggttcgttttaagcaagcaatacagacatttttaaacaatagttgagttaaataaaactacccagcaggttgggtcaaacatttaacccaaccactggattaaaacaacccaatcgctgagtttgtccattttcaacccaacttgcgttgtttttaacccagcatttttgtATATAAAGTCTTATCAAGTCTTGTTTTTAAGGAGGTGTTGAGGAGGGATTGGATGTTCAAACTGGTGGGCAAAGAAACATTCTCTATTGGGAGTACAGATACAAAAGCAACCATAAATATTGAGGCGATCACTGGGTTTTCCTACGAGTACACACTAGAAATCAACGGAAAAAGTCTCCAGACATTCTTGGACAACCGATCAAAAATTTCCAAAACATGGGTGCTGAAACTGGATGGTGCTGATTACAGGATAGTTCTAGGTAAGATACACAACATCCCTCTTGCTTTATGACCTAACAATAATGTTTTTCTGAAAGCCCTTATTCTTCTCAGGTTAATTTATATCCAGCCACACTGTAAGAAGAGAATGGGGTTTTCAAATTAAGACAACCATTAgcaaactatttttttcctgtttcACTAGAGAAAGACACTATGGACGTATGGTGCAATGGACAGAAAATGGAGACCATGGTGAGAACTTTCAATACTGCAGTTCAGACTAGTGTATGAAAGACACACTTTGGTCCATTGTACAGTAAGTCAGAGTCACGTCAGCTAATGAAGTAGTTGTTTGACCACTGTGGAAATGTGAAACACCATCTTATCCGTAGCACAGCATTCCCATGACTTGTGCTTATTTAGTTATAGGCCTGTGTTTATATTGATTTTCTGTGTGCAGGGGGAGTTTACCGAGAATGGAAGCGAGACACACTTTGCTTTGGGGAACCGTGAATGCTGCATAAAAGCAACAACTAGTGGAAGGAAACGGAATGGGATAGTTCATTCCCTACTGGTGGATGGAATCGGGATAGAAGAGGCCATTGAGTAAATATGGAGGCTAATAGAATTCAGATGTGCAAGACATTTAGCATAGTGTACTTTATCAGAATTAGACACAGATGGCACTGAAGTGTTTTATGAATCCAGTACATTGGCATTTGTTCAGAGTATGGACAAGA contains the following coding sequences:
- the faimb gene encoding fas apoptotic inhibitory molecule b, giving the protein MSGDIVGVWDVSLSDGVYRIEFEHGTTTGKRVIYINGKEVLRRDWMFKLVGKETFSIGSTDTKATINIEAITGFSYEYTLEINGKSLQTFLDNRSKISKTWVLKLDGADYRIVLEKDTMDVWCNGQKMETMGEFTENGSETHFALGNRECCIKATTSGRKRNGIVHSLLVDGIGIEEAIE